In Candidatus Delongbacteria bacterium, the sequence AAATACAGTTGCTCACACTATTGGAGCTGCAGGTGTTGGTGCACAGGCTGTTAAGGTTTTTGGTGAGGCGTCATTTGGAATTGTTTCAACAGTTTTGACAATTTTGATACTAGTTATTACTGAAATAATACCAAAAACAATTGGGGCTAGATATTGGAGAAGTTTATCAAAAATTTCATGTTTCACAATCAAGACAATGATAGTAATTACTTATCCACTTGTAATAATGTCAGCTTTTCTTACAAAAATAATTTCAGATAATAACAATGAACAAACAACAAGTAGAGAGGAAATTGCTGCTTTAGCAAGTATTGGTACTGATGAAGGGTTATTTTCAGAAAGAGAAAATAAGATAATTCAGAATATACTTAAGCTAAAAAATATAAAAGTAACAGAGATATTGACACCAAGAGTTGTTGTTGCAAGTGCTGACGAAAATATGTCCCTGATAGAATTTCTAAAAAGTAAAAATTTTTTAAAATTTTCACGTATCCCGGTCTATTCTGAGAATGATGAACATATTACGGGTTATGTTATTAGACAGCAGGTGCTTGAGAATCTGGCTGAGAATAAACACCAATTAAAACTAAAGGATATCAAAAGAGAGATATTAGTCTTTCCTGATTCTATGGTACTGTTCTCGATATGGGAAAGATTATTAGAAAAAAAAGAGCATATCGCTTTAATTATTGATGAATATGGAGGTTTAGATGGTATTGTAACGATGGAAGATGTTATCGAAACTTTACTAGGTCTTGAAATTGTTGACGAAAAAGATACAATTACAGATATGCAAAAATTTGCCCGAGAAAGATGGAAAACAAGACAAGCAAAAAACAATTTCATTGAGAAATTAAACTTAAATGTTAGTAAAGACCAAAATGATGACATGTATTAACCTATATAATCAGAATTATCAAGAGCTTTAGCCCATAATTTTTTTGACATCGTGATAAGAAAGGAGATGAAACCAATCTAGAGTCCTATGGTAAACGTAATAGAAAGTCACTAAAACTAAGATGAAAGGTTAAATGATGAAATTGACAACACTTTTCAAAGAATTTTTTGACAGCGAAAAATCAGGAGGAATAATTCTAGTTTTCGTAACTGTTCTTTCGCTTGGACTTGCAAATTCTATGTGGCAAACTGAATATATCAGTTTTTGGAACTTTAACCTTGGTGGACACAGTATCGTTCATTGGATCAATGATGGACTAATGGCGATATTCTTCCTTCTGATTGGTTTAGAGTTAGAGCGAGAAATTTATCATGGTGAGCTTTCCGACATAAAAAATGCATCATTACCAATTTTTGGTGCTATTGGTGGAATGCTTGTTCCAGCAGGTTTATTTTTAATATTAAATTTTGGAACTGAAACTCAGGCAGGCACAGGTATTCCGATGGCAACCGATATTGCTTTTGCCATAGGAATTCTTTCTCTTCTGGGCAAACGGGTTCCAGCGTCACTAAAAATATTTTTGATGGCAGTTGCAATAGTTGACGACTTAGGGGCGATTATAATAATTGCAATATTTTACACGAAATCTTTAGCATTAACAAATTTGCTTATCGCTCTAGGTGTATTCGCATTTCTTCTTTTTTTAAACAGGAGAAAAGTTTACAACTTAACTCCATATTTGTTAGGAGGATTAGTAATGTGGTATTTCATGTTATCTTCCGGAGTTCACGCTACAATAACAGGTGTTTTGCTGGCTTTTGCGATTCCTTTTGGAAAAGGCGAGCAAAAATCTCCATCATACATACTTCAACATTTTTTACACAAGCCTGTAGCCTTTTTAATTTTACCATTATTTGCTATTGCAAATACTTCCATTGCAATTGGTGAAAATTGGCAGAGTGGTTTATGGGAAACCAATAGCCTTGGTATTTTAGCAGGTCTTGTAATCGGTAAACCTATGGGAATCTGGTTATTTTCATTTATTGGAGTTAGTTTGGGCTTAAGTGTTTTACCAAGCGAGTTAAAGTGGAAAAATATTATTGGCGTTGGATTTTTGGGTGGAATTGGCTTTACTATGTCAATTTTTATTACTCTTCTTGCATTTGATAATGTTAAAATAGTTGATAATTCAAAAATTGCTATCATTCTCGCATCAATCATAGCAGGAATAATTGGATTTATTTTTCTTAAACTTACACTAAGAACAAAAATTGAAGATGAATAAATCGCATAATCGCTTCATAATTAAACTTGTTACAAACACTGTAATCACTTTTGATAGAAAGAACCTAGAAGGTTAACAAAAAAATACCATAAAGGAGAGTGCTTCTCTCCTTTATATAATTTTAGAAATAACTAGAGATGTGAATCAGTATCTATTTCTAAGTTCATCAATCTCATCTGCCGTAAAAAAATCACCATCTGCTGTATTAATTCCAGGGCAAAACTCAATCTCTTCCTTAAATCTATCCTCACTTTTAAAAACTGTATTCCAAAAAGGATAAGTTTTGCACTGAGTAGGTCTGTTCATATAAACTTTACAACCCTTAATTTCATTATCCCAGAAAATGCAACTATGATCTCTTCTACTTCGAAGTACCACATACTCACCGTAGGTTGATAAATATCTTTTCTGCAACTCTTCAAGAGTAAAACCTTCATTATCTATAAGATTTCTGATATCTTTTTCAAACATAAAAACATAACCCTCACAATTACAGCAAGAGCCGCATCTCTTACATTTAAATTTTACACCATTCTCATAAAATCTACTCATTTTCTCCTCTTTCTAACAAGATACTTTGCCATATTACTTAATTTGAATTTTGCAATTTTATCAACTTAAGTATATTCTTGATAAATATAAGGAATAGATTTATATTTTCTACTATGAAATACAAGTTTTATTTCTAGACATATTGTTTACTTTAAGAAAGGAAAGTTATGTACGGTGACTTCAAAGAATACCTTGAGAATACTCTGGAAGATATAAAAGCTCAGGGTCTTTATAAAAAGGAAAGAACAATTACGACACCTCAAGGTGTGGCAATAAACACAGTAGAAGGTGGAAAAGTATTAAATTTCTGTGCCAATAACTATTTAGGTCTTTCCAATAATGACAGAGTAAAAGAAGCTGCGAAGAAAGCTATTGACGAGTGGGGTTTTGGATTATCATCAGTTCGTTTCATCTGTGGAACACAAGGAATTCATAAAGAGCTTGAAGATAGAATTAGTAAATTTCTGGAAACAGAAGATACAATTCTTTTTAGTTCTGCTTTTGATGCTAATGGAGGTGTTTTCGAACCACTTCTAGACGAAAATTGTGCAATCATTTCTGACGCATTAAATCATGCAAGTATTATTGATGGTGTTAGACTTTGTAAGGCAAAAAGATACAGATATGAGAATAACGACATGGAAGATCTTGAAGCTAAACTAATTGAAGCTAAAGATGCAAAATTCAAACTTGTTGTTACTGATGGTGTTTTTTCAATGGATGGAATAATTGCCCAGGTAGATAAAATTTGTGACCTTGCTGATAAATACAATGCAATGGTTATGGTTGATGATTCTCACGCTACTGGTTTCGTCGGAAAAAGAGGTAAAGGTAGTGCTGAACATAGTGGAGCTCTGGGAAGAGTTGACATTATTTCTACTACTTTTGGTAAAGCATTAGGTGGAGCTTCTGGTGGATGTATTTCTGGAAAAAGAGAGATTATAGACCTACTAAGACAAAGAGCTCGTCCTTATCTATTCTCAAATTCTATTGCTCCTGCAATTGCTGGTGCAACTATTGAAGTTATCAATATGCTGGAAGAATCAACTGAGCTAAGAGACAAAGTTGAAGCTAACACAAAAAGATTTAGAGAAGGTATGAATAAAGCAGGATTTAGAATAAATCCAGGAACACATTCTATTGTTCCTATTATGCTTGGTCATCTTGAAAACGATGCTCGACTTTCTCAAGTTTTTGCTGATGAACTATTAAAAGAAGGTGTCTACGTAATTGGGTTCTATTATCCGGTTGTTCCAAAAGGAAAAGCAAGGATAAGAGTACAAATCAGTGCTGCTCATTCATTTGAAGACATTGATTTTGCAATAGATAAATTTACTTCAGTTGCGAAAAAATTGAATATTATTTAGATTCTGTTATGGACGGTACAAAAGTGCCGTCCAAATTATTCAAATGGAAAAAATATGCTGGAAAAAGGTTCTGTAGTAAATAATCGATACGAAGTTCTAACTCTTTTAGGTGAAGGAGGAATGGGAACGGTTTACAAAGTGAAGGATTATGTTGAAAACCGTATTGTTGCTCTCAAAATGATAAAGGAGAAAATTTTATCCGAAAAAGCTAATCAGCGTTTTAAGAATGAGTTCAAGCTTACACTTGAGTTAGATCATCCGAATATTGTAAAAGTTTTCAATCTTGATATATATAAACCTACAGATACTTATTTTTTTACTATGGAGTATATTCATGGTGAGAGCTTGAATGATGCATTTATTGAAATGAGTGAAAATCACAAATTAAACTTATTACTGCAAATTTCAAGAGGTTTGAATTATATACACTCAAGGCATATTATTCATTTTGATATTAAGCCTGATAATATTTTTATCATAAAAAAAGATAATAGTTATCAAGCTAAAATCATGGATTTTGGACTTGCCAGTTTGATTGAAGAATTTGGTGGTAAAGTTCGTGGTACAATGAGTTATATTGCTCCGGAAGTTTTACTGAAAAAGGATGTGGATTACCGCTGTGATCTTTATAGTCTCGGTATGGTAATATATCATATTTTTTCAGGAAAATTGCCCTTTGAAGAGTTTACTTCTGTAAAATCTATAGCTCAGGCAAAATCTGA encodes:
- a CDS encoding DUF21 domain-containing protein, which produces NTVAHTIGAAGVGAQAVKVFGEASFGIVSTVLTILILVITEIIPKTIGARYWRSLSKISCFTIKTMIVITYPLVIMSAFLTKIISDNNNEQTTSREEIAALASIGTDEGLFSERENKIIQNILKLKNIKVTEILTPRVVVASADENMSLIEFLKSKNFLKFSRIPVYSENDEHITGYVIRQQVLENLAENKHQLKLKDIKREILVFPDSMVLFSIWERLLEKKEHIALIIDEYGGLDGIVTMEDVIETLLGLEIVDEKDTITDMQKFARERWKTRQAKNNFIEKLNLNVSKDQNDDMY
- the nhaA gene encoding Na+/H+ antiporter NhaA produces the protein MKLTTLFKEFFDSEKSGGIILVFVTVLSLGLANSMWQTEYISFWNFNLGGHSIVHWINDGLMAIFFLLIGLELEREIYHGELSDIKNASLPIFGAIGGMLVPAGLFLILNFGTETQAGTGIPMATDIAFAIGILSLLGKRVPASLKIFLMAVAIVDDLGAIIIIAIFYTKSLALTNLLIALGVFAFLLFLNRRKVYNLTPYLLGGLVMWYFMLSSGVHATITGVLLAFAIPFGKGEQKSPSYILQHFLHKPVAFLILPLFAIANTSIAIGENWQSGLWETNSLGILAGLVIGKPMGIWLFSFIGVSLGLSVLPSELKWKNIIGVGFLGGIGFTMSIFITLLAFDNVKIVDNSKIAIILASIIAGIIGFIFLKLTLRTKIEDE
- a CDS encoding YkgJ family cysteine cluster protein, with protein sequence MSRFYENGVKFKCKRCGSCCNCEGYVFMFEKDIRNLIDNEGFTLEELQKRYLSTYGEYVVLRSRRDHSCIFWDNEIKGCKVYMNRPTQCKTYPFWNTVFKSEDRFKEEIEFCPGINTADGDFFTADEIDELRNRY
- the kbl gene encoding glycine C-acetyltransferase, with translation MYGDFKEYLENTLEDIKAQGLYKKERTITTPQGVAINTVEGGKVLNFCANNYLGLSNNDRVKEAAKKAIDEWGFGLSSVRFICGTQGIHKELEDRISKFLETEDTILFSSAFDANGGVFEPLLDENCAIISDALNHASIIDGVRLCKAKRYRYENNDMEDLEAKLIEAKDAKFKLVVTDGVFSMDGIIAQVDKICDLADKYNAMVMVDDSHATGFVGKRGKGSAEHSGALGRVDIISTTFGKALGGASGGCISGKREIIDLLRQRARPYLFSNSIAPAIAGATIEVINMLEESTELRDKVEANTKRFREGMNKAGFRINPGTHSIVPIMLGHLENDARLSQVFADELLKEGVYVIGFYYPVVPKGKARIRVQISAAHSFEDIDFAIDKFTSVAKKLNII